In Phragmitibacter flavus, one DNA window encodes the following:
- a CDS encoding c-type cytochrome domain-containing protein: MKPTLLTLSAMAFAIGSLSITNASAQDAPVDFEKQILPILDAKCMSCHAKEHEDNGRIKKPKSGLALDSATAIMKGGKVEPEKTVVAGKADESWLLKSLLLPEDDDMFMPPKGDHVTPEEQALIKQWIEQGANFGAWKGNE; this comes from the coding sequence ATGAAACCAACCTTGCTCACCCTTTCGGCCATGGCCTTTGCCATTGGCAGTCTCTCCATCACCAACGCGTCCGCTCAAGATGCTCCGGTCGATTTTGAAAAACAAATCCTCCCCATCCTTGATGCCAAATGCATGAGCTGCCACGCCAAGGAACACGAAGACAACGGCCGCATCAAAAAACCCAAAAGCGGACTCGCCCTCGACAGCGCCACCGCCATCATGAAAGGCGGCAAAGTCGAACCCGAAAAAACCGTCGTCGCTGGCAAAGCCGACGAAAGCTGGCTCCTCAAAAGCCTCCTCCTCCCTGAAGACGACGACATGTTCATGCCCCCCAAAGGCGACCACGTCACCCCCGAAGAACAAGCCCTGATCAAACAATGGATCGAACAAGGCGCCAACTTCGGAGCCTGGAAAGGCAACGAATAA
- a CDS encoding GTPase domain-containing protein, with protein sequence MPSTVTLSLISHTNAGKTTLARTLLRSDVGEVRDAAHVTLFNTAYPLIESGEAELILWDTPGFGDSARLLVRLRRMERGMVWFFSQMWDRMTDKPLWCAQQALKNVREEADVVLYLANASESLNGGTFVQHEMEILDWIGKPVLVLLNQTGAPRPAAEEAAEEQAWREHLQKFPIVKQVLSLDAFTRCWVQERVLMEHIDRVLAEEKKETMTKLRKAWQRRNEDIFQGSMRVLSHQLTANALDGVPVKPESFLQKIGFKRGELEVEWSEARQKLSESLAGRAEQAMNRLIEIHGLEGRDEKGEMLRSAKRDFAEPQHVEAAVWGALSGIASGALAGVVVDLKAGGLTFGGGALLGGIGGGLGAYALIKSYNLVRGDDNKLHWSKEHFREQVKLALLSYLAVAHFGRGRGSWTRDARPAHWQREVDELVESYREMVDHVWEHASDSKVGIASMNEEMELMMRELGKDILRQLYPLAERR encoded by the coding sequence GTGCCTTCCACTGTTACCCTCAGCCTGATTTCGCACACCAATGCTGGCAAGACGACGCTTGCGAGGACATTGTTGCGCAGTGATGTGGGGGAGGTGCGGGATGCGGCGCATGTGACGTTGTTTAACACGGCGTATCCGTTGATTGAGTCGGGCGAGGCGGAATTGATTTTGTGGGACACGCCTGGGTTTGGGGATTCGGCGCGGTTGCTGGTGAGGTTGCGGCGCATGGAGCGCGGGATGGTGTGGTTTTTTAGCCAGATGTGGGATCGGATGACGGACAAGCCGTTGTGGTGTGCGCAGCAAGCATTAAAAAATGTTCGCGAGGAGGCGGACGTGGTGCTGTATCTGGCGAATGCCAGCGAGAGTCTGAATGGCGGGACATTTGTGCAGCACGAGATGGAGATTCTTGACTGGATCGGCAAGCCGGTGCTGGTGTTGTTAAATCAGACAGGGGCACCGCGGCCAGCAGCGGAGGAGGCGGCGGAGGAGCAGGCGTGGAGGGAGCATTTGCAGAAGTTTCCTATCGTGAAGCAGGTGCTGAGCTTGGATGCGTTCACGCGTTGCTGGGTCCAGGAGCGGGTGTTGATGGAGCACATTGACCGGGTGTTGGCGGAGGAGAAGAAGGAGACGATGACGAAGCTGCGCAAGGCGTGGCAGCGTCGCAACGAGGACATTTTTCAGGGATCGATGCGGGTGTTGTCGCATCAACTGACGGCGAATGCGCTGGACGGGGTGCCGGTGAAGCCGGAGTCGTTTTTGCAGAAGATTGGGTTCAAGCGCGGGGAGCTGGAAGTGGAGTGGTCGGAGGCGCGGCAGAAGTTGAGCGAGTCATTGGCAGGTCGCGCGGAGCAGGCGATGAATCGGTTGATTGAGATCCACGGACTCGAGGGGCGTGACGAGAAAGGCGAAATGCTGCGTTCGGCGAAGCGGGATTTTGCGGAGCCCCAGCATGTGGAAGCGGCGGTGTGGGGGGCGTTGAGTGGGATTGCCAGTGGCGCGCTCGCGGGGGTGGTGGTGGACTTGAAGGCGGGTGGATTGACCTTCGGCGGCGGGGCGTTGCTGGGCGGGATCGGAGGCGGCCTGGGTGCTTATGCGCTGATCAAGTCCTACAATCTGGTGCGCGGGGACGACAACAAGCTGCATTGGTCAAAAGAGCATTTTCGAGAGCAGGTGAAGCTGGCTTTACTGTCGTATCTGGCGGTGGCGCATTTTGGTCGGGGTCGCGGGTCCTGGACGCGTGATGCACGGCCGGCGCACTGGCAGCGTGAGGTGGACGAATTGGTGGAGAGTTATCGTGAGATGGTGGACCATGTGTGGGAGCACGCGTCCGATTCGAAGGTGGGCATTGCGAGCATGAACGAGGAGATGGAACTGATGATGCGCGAGCTGGGCAAGGACATCTTGCGGCAATTGTATCCGCTCGCGGAGCGGCGTTGA
- the kdpA gene encoding potassium-transporting ATPase subunit KdpA, which yields MQIIDWLQLALFLLTLTLITKPLGLYLTQVLDPNGRTWLDPVLRPVEKLTYALIGIRPHQEQNWKQYTLAMLIFSAAACAFTFAILLLQHQLPLNPQNLPALSPALAFNTAISFTTNTNWQSYGGETTLSYFSQMVGLTLHNFTSAATGIAIAAAVVRGIARSTTNTLGNFWVDLVRTTYYLLLPLSLLLAVFLISQGTIQNFKPYDTANLIDPTSEVTTQTIAQGPMASQAAIKMLGTNGGGFTNANASQPFENPTPLANFVQMLTIFAIGSGLTYHLGRVTKNQAHGWAVWIAMMILFTGGVLTCWWAESAGNPIHQQLGIAISDGNMEGKEVRFGIFNSSLFATLTTAASCGAVNAMHDSFTPIGGLVPLLMMELGEVVIGGVGAGLYGMIVFIILAVFIAGLMVGRTPEYLGKKIQAFEIKMAMTALLTLTFTILGFTAWAVVSDWGLAGLNNQGPHGFSEILYAYSSATANNGSAFAGLTATPTNGDPHYNLTLATAMLIGRFLMIIPIMALAGSLAQKSITPPGAGTFPAHGPTFILLLVVSVVLIGALNFLPALALGPIVEHFLMHTNQLF from the coding sequence ATGCAAATCATCGACTGGCTGCAACTGGCCCTCTTTCTTCTCACCCTCACCCTCATCACCAAACCCCTTGGCCTGTATCTCACCCAGGTCCTCGACCCCAACGGCCGCACCTGGCTCGACCCCGTCCTGCGCCCCGTCGAAAAACTGACCTATGCCCTCATCGGCATCCGCCCCCATCAGGAGCAGAACTGGAAGCAATACACGCTCGCCATGCTCATCTTCAGTGCCGCCGCCTGCGCCTTCACCTTCGCCATCCTCCTCCTTCAACATCAGCTTCCGCTCAATCCGCAAAACCTCCCCGCCCTAAGTCCCGCCCTCGCCTTCAACACCGCCATCAGCTTCACCACCAACACCAACTGGCAAAGCTACGGTGGCGAAACCACCCTGTCCTATTTCTCCCAGATGGTCGGGCTCACCCTGCACAACTTCACCTCCGCCGCCACCGGCATCGCCATCGCCGCCGCCGTCGTCCGCGGCATCGCCCGCTCCACCACCAACACCCTCGGCAACTTCTGGGTCGACCTCGTCCGCACCACCTACTACCTCCTCCTCCCCCTCAGCCTCCTGCTCGCCGTCTTCCTCATTTCCCAGGGCACCATCCAAAACTTCAAACCCTACGACACCGCCAACCTCATCGACCCCACCAGCGAAGTCACCACCCAAACCATCGCCCAAGGCCCCATGGCCTCACAAGCCGCCATCAAGATGCTCGGCACCAACGGCGGCGGATTCACCAACGCCAACGCCTCACAACCTTTCGAAAATCCCACCCCGCTGGCGAACTTCGTCCAGATGCTCACCATCTTCGCCATCGGCAGCGGCCTCACCTACCACCTCGGACGTGTCACCAAAAACCAGGCGCACGGTTGGGCTGTCTGGATCGCCATGATGATCCTCTTCACCGGCGGCGTTCTCACCTGTTGGTGGGCGGAATCCGCCGGCAACCCCATCCATCAACAACTCGGCATCGCCATCTCCGACGGCAACATGGAAGGCAAGGAAGTCCGCTTCGGCATCTTCAACTCCTCCCTCTTCGCCACCCTCACCACCGCCGCCTCATGCGGAGCCGTCAACGCCATGCACGACTCCTTCACCCCCATCGGGGGACTCGTCCCCCTCCTCATGATGGAACTCGGCGAAGTCGTCATCGGCGGAGTCGGTGCCGGTCTTTACGGCATGATCGTCTTCATCATCCTCGCCGTCTTCATCGCCGGACTCATGGTCGGACGCACCCCCGAATACCTCGGCAAAAAAATCCAAGCCTTCGAAATTAAAATGGCCATGACCGCCCTTCTCACCCTCACCTTCACCATCCTCGGTTTCACCGCCTGGGCCGTCGTTAGCGACTGGGGCCTCGCCGGACTCAACAACCAAGGACCCCACGGCTTCAGCGAAATCCTCTACGCCTACAGTTCTGCCACCGCCAACAACGGCAGCGCCTTCGCCGGCCTCACCGCCACCCCCACCAACGGCGATCCCCACTACAACCTCACCCTCGCCACCGCCATGCTCATCGGACGTTTTCTCATGATCATCCCCATCATGGCCCTAGCCGGCTCCCTCGCCCAAAAATCCATCACCCCGCCCGGTGCCGGAACCTTCCCCGCCCACGGCCCCACCTTCATCCTCCTGCTCGTCGTCAGCGTCGTCCTCATCGGTGCCCTCAACTTCCTCCCCGCCCTCGCCCTCGGCCCCATCGTCGAACACTTCCTCATGCACACCAACCAGTTGTTCTAA
- a CDS encoding PQQ-binding-like beta-propeller repeat protein: MKLTTLTPLLALALCPALLHAADWPQWGGSNQRNMVSMEKNMPLDFSPGSKLGPKAAPAIAGRLRPGAEEVNKLSAEDIDMSTTKNCLWVAKLGSQTYGTPVIADGRIYVGTNNESPRNPKNLGDRGVMMVFEEKTGNFLWQMIVPKMGTGKVNDWEYLGICASPTIVGNRAYVPTNRCQIVCLDVEGFANGNDGPFTDEENFYAPTGADGNLAPIPLDNATDADIIWAYDMYKELGVFQHNATSGYPLIVGDKLFTVTCNGVDWTHQNIPAPTAPSFIMLDKNTGELLGEQSSIASERTLHCSWSSPIHVKVGDKDQIIFAAGDGWMYGLSMETEKNEDGLDIMKEYWRYDCNPPEYRKDENGEPRKYAEFDGPSENIATPVYYDGLVYIPIGQDPEHGEGLGMISAIDPTKEGDISGKAVWTFKGIERSISTPAIKDGLIYVGDYTGRVFCLDAKTGQEYWKFDTKGNIWSSPLLVDGKVYIGNAEGELFILAEGKELKELGTIEFPGPIMNNVVAANGVLYVTTHTHLYAFKEGGSPVAKN, encoded by the coding sequence ATGAAGCTCACGACCCTTACCCCATTACTCGCCCTTGCCCTTTGTCCTGCCTTGTTGCATGCCGCCGACTGGCCGCAGTGGGGCGGGTCCAACCAGCGCAACATGGTGTCCATGGAAAAGAACATGCCGTTGGATTTCAGTCCTGGTTCCAAGCTCGGACCCAAGGCGGCGCCGGCCATTGCTGGTCGGCTTCGTCCGGGTGCTGAAGAGGTGAACAAGCTCAGTGCCGAAGACATCGACATGAGCACCACCAAAAATTGTTTGTGGGTGGCCAAGCTGGGATCGCAAACTTACGGAACGCCAGTGATCGCGGATGGACGCATCTATGTGGGCACCAACAATGAGAGTCCGCGTAACCCGAAAAATCTGGGTGACCGCGGGGTGATGATGGTGTTTGAAGAGAAGACCGGCAATTTTCTCTGGCAGATGATCGTGCCGAAGATGGGCACGGGGAAGGTCAATGACTGGGAGTATCTGGGCATTTGTGCGTCGCCAACGATTGTGGGCAACCGGGCTTATGTGCCGACCAATCGCTGCCAGATCGTCTGTCTTGATGTGGAAGGGTTTGCGAACGGCAATGACGGTCCGTTTACCGATGAAGAGAACTTTTATGCGCCGACGGGGGCGGACGGCAACCTCGCGCCCATTCCATTGGACAATGCCACCGATGCGGACATCATCTGGGCCTATGACATGTATAAGGAACTGGGCGTGTTTCAGCACAATGCGACCTCGGGTTATCCTTTGATTGTTGGTGATAAACTTTTCACGGTGACCTGCAATGGCGTGGACTGGACGCACCAAAACATTCCGGCTCCCACCGCACCGAGCTTCATCATGCTCGACAAAAACACCGGTGAGTTGCTCGGCGAACAGAGTTCCATTGCGAGCGAGCGCACGCTGCATTGTTCATGGTCGTCGCCAATTCATGTGAAGGTGGGTGACAAGGACCAGATCATTTTCGCTGCGGGCGATGGCTGGATGTATGGCCTGTCGATGGAGACCGAGAAGAACGAGGACGGTCTGGACATCATGAAGGAATACTGGCGTTATGACTGCAATCCACCCGAGTATCGCAAGGACGAAAACGGCGAACCTCGCAAGTATGCGGAGTTTGACGGCCCCAGCGAAAACATCGCCACGCCGGTGTATTATGATGGTTTGGTTTATATCCCGATCGGTCAAGATCCTGAACACGGCGAAGGATTGGGCATGATCAGCGCGATCGATCCTACCAAGGAAGGCGACATCAGTGGCAAGGCCGTTTGGACCTTCAAAGGCATTGAGCGTTCCATTTCCACCCCTGCGATCAAGGATGGTCTGATTTACGTGGGCGATTACACGGGTCGTGTGTTCTGCCTGGATGCGAAAACCGGCCAGGAATACTGGAAGTTCGACACCAAAGGCAACATCTGGAGCAGCCCTTTGCTGGTGGACGGCAAGGTTTACATTGGCAATGCGGAAGGTGAATTGTTCATCCTCGCGGAAGGCAAAGAATTGAAAGAGCTTGGCACCATCGAGTTCCCCGGCCCGATCATGAACAATGTGGTCGCCGCCAATGGCGTTCTTTATGTGACCACCCACACCCATCTGTATGCGTTCAAGGAAGGCGGCAGTCCTGTGGCGAAGAACTAA
- a CDS encoding aldehyde dehydrogenase family protein, whose translation MSLPHLPALRKGKPYESLEQVEVKDHRTGEVLATVSQVNAGIIRRDLNRLGEARAALKKFTCEELMEMCAKAGEIFLNDTLPFGDKGHTQTPQQYVETLSRTSGLPHVMVKRNMAKINDALINMRTVLNGLTRGLDLGVLDVGYGEQAGCPVSYHPTTACLGLVMPSNSPAVNSLWLPAIALKTPVIIKPGREEPWTPYRLIQAFIAAGVPAEAFGFYPTDHEGSGEVLKLSGRALVFGDANTVGQYKNNPKFEVHGPGFSKVLIGNDEVENWPQYIDMIAASIAENGGRSCINASAVIVPKYGKEIADALAKKLGPVDPLAPTDEGAKLSGFANPKMAEFIDGAIEQGLADPGAEDVTAKYRNGPRKAELDGGVYLRPTIVHCDKFEHTLGNREFLCPYASVVEVPQNEMLGKIGPSLVVTAITKDKAFMDELLESDLIERLNIGPIPTMRISWNQPHEGNMFEFLYKRRSIEIAG comes from the coding sequence ATGTCTCTTCCGCATCTACCCGCGCTCCGCAAAGGCAAACCTTATGAAAGTCTCGAACAGGTCGAGGTGAAAGATCATCGGACGGGCGAGGTTCTCGCCACGGTGAGCCAGGTGAATGCTGGCATCATTCGTCGTGATCTGAACCGTCTCGGCGAGGCGAGGGCGGCGTTGAAGAAGTTTACCTGTGAAGAGTTGATGGAGATGTGCGCCAAGGCGGGGGAGATCTTCCTGAATGACACGCTGCCTTTTGGGGACAAGGGGCACACGCAGACTCCGCAGCAGTATGTGGAGACCTTGAGCCGCACGAGCGGTCTGCCGCATGTGATGGTGAAGCGCAACATGGCGAAGATCAATGACGCGCTGATCAACATGCGCACGGTTCTTAACGGGTTGACGCGCGGACTGGATCTCGGGGTTTTGGATGTGGGATATGGCGAACAGGCAGGTTGTCCGGTGAGTTATCATCCGACCACGGCCTGTCTTGGATTGGTGATGCCCAGCAATTCGCCAGCGGTGAATTCTTTGTGGCTGCCGGCGATTGCGCTGAAGACACCGGTGATCATCAAACCAGGACGCGAGGAACCTTGGACGCCGTATCGGTTGATTCAGGCGTTCATTGCGGCGGGCGTGCCTGCAGAGGCGTTTGGCTTTTATCCAACGGATCACGAAGGTTCGGGCGAGGTGCTGAAGTTGAGCGGTCGGGCTTTGGTGTTTGGCGATGCGAACACGGTCGGCCAATACAAGAACAATCCGAAGTTTGAGGTTCATGGTCCGGGCTTCAGCAAGGTGTTGATCGGCAACGATGAGGTGGAGAACTGGCCGCAGTATATTGACATGATCGCGGCGTCGATTGCCGAGAACGGCGGACGTTCCTGCATCAATGCTTCGGCGGTGATTGTGCCGAAATACGGAAAGGAAATTGCCGATGCGTTGGCGAAGAAGCTGGGTCCGGTGGATCCGCTGGCACCGACCGATGAAGGTGCGAAACTTTCTGGATTTGCCAATCCGAAGATGGCCGAATTCATTGACGGGGCCATTGAGCAGGGGCTTGCCGATCCAGGGGCGGAAGATGTGACGGCCAAATACCGCAATGGACCGCGCAAGGCGGAGCTTGATGGCGGGGTTTACCTGCGTCCGACCATCGTGCATTGCGACAAATTTGAGCACACGCTGGGCAATCGCGAGTTTCTCTGTCCGTATGCCAGCGTGGTGGAAGTGCCGCAGAATGAGATGCTCGGGAAGATCGGACCTTCGTTGGTGGTGACGGCGATCACCAAAGACAAGGCGTTCATGGATGAGTTGTTGGAAAGTGATCTCATCGAACGCCTCAACATTGGACCGATTCCGACCATGCGCATCTCGTGGAATCAGCCGCATGAGGGCAACATGTTTGAGTTCCTCTACAAACGTCGCTCCATTGAAATCGCCGGGTAG
- a CDS encoding DUF433 domain-containing protein, with protein MTFPEIDRVTIDPEIMGGKPCIRGMRVTVGMITGLVASGTSFAEILELYPYLEDADVRAALTYATWLTEERHLSLVGV; from the coding sequence ATGACTTTCCCTGAGATTGACCGCGTCACCATTGATCCTGAGATTATGGGGGGTAAGCCTTGCATTCGTGGAATGCGGGTAACCGTCGGAATGATTACGGGATTGGTGGCTTCGGGAACGTCATTCGCGGAGATTCTGGAATTGTATCCTTATTTGGAAGATGCAGATGTTCGGGCGGCGTTGACCTATGCCACATGGCTCACCGAAGAGCGGCATCTTTCCCTCGTTGGCGTGTGA
- a CDS encoding DUF5615 family PIN-like protein, translated as MKILLDMNLSPSWVSTLRDGGHQATHWSSVGDASAPDTEIMQWARDHEHVVFTHDLDYGALLYATNASAPSVIQIRGEELRPQFIGDLVMSAIRKASVDLLAGALVTIDPHKMRISTLPLGRKG; from the coding sequence GTGAAAATCCTGCTCGATATGAATTTATCGCCAAGCTGGGTCAGCACGCTTCGAGATGGGGGGCATCAGGCCACTCACTGGAGTTCGGTTGGGGATGCGTCTGCTCCCGATACGGAGATCATGCAGTGGGCTCGCGACCATGAGCATGTGGTGTTTACCCACGATCTTGATTACGGAGCGCTGTTGTATGCAACAAATGCTTCGGCTCCAAGCGTCATTCAAATTCGTGGAGAAGAGTTGCGACCACAATTCATTGGGGACCTGGTGATGTCGGCGATTCGTAAAGCATCAGTGGATCTGCTGGCCGGTGCCTTAGTTACCATCGATCCGCACAAAATGCGTATTTCAACTCTGCCCCTTGGCAGGAAAGGTTAA
- a CDS encoding PQQ-binding-like beta-propeller repeat protein, with protein MSFLLHPIRIVAAVSLMAGAASVAPAQESSANWPNWRGPLQNGVSLEHYKNSKVDTEPAWTYATRGRGAPVLFDGRLFSWGYRGAGENLVEVLTALDAKTGKMIWEHEFNDFLSDTIYDRYSIGAPTVDPETKQVYLMTHYGLLLCFDFDGKELWRISMSEDFGKLSFPNARVGSAVIEGDLVIARGITSNWGADGPAADRFYAYDKRTGELVWWSMPGITPPVDSSFSTPVFETRFGKRVFYAGTGCGNIICVNARNGKPIFRFQAGKNGMNASVVLHGDKVIGIHNDENVDSSDKGRLAAVNIPKEAGAPAEGQTTVVLEPSAEAWRAPLAATSSSPIVVGDRLYQQTDGGELHCLNIETGEIIWTKKLSNSNLHASPLYVDGLLYCPFTSGKLFVVKPGEKDAEIVQEISVEGQCLGAVVVCDGKLYLHTTEKFYCFNISHEGLTRDAEPVVEIPVAGKPAAIQAIPAEVVLTPGHKAKFRLRSVDANGFVVGDIKEAKWASFVPPTARVKATMDAAFNEAGELVAAENAKLSAGAFKATTADGLTGTIRGRVLQNLPIVEDFNQYELNEDQPRENIKFAYPPLPWIGARFKFDVRELEGEKVFAKTFDRILFQRATVFVGRSDLANYTAQVDVLTDGTARVKSDIGLINQRYLICLRSNAGKLEVSSNLERLAKTAPFKVKPNAWYTLKTRVDSKEDGSGVVLAKVWERGQAEPDAWTIEVPVARVHKNGSPGIFSFTPLNQRRAYLDNLSITPNQ; from the coding sequence ATGTCGTTTTTGCTTCACCCTATTCGTATCGTTGCGGCGGTCAGCCTGATGGCTGGAGCTGCTTCTGTCGCCCCCGCTCAAGAATCTTCTGCAAACTGGCCGAACTGGCGTGGGCCGCTTCAGAATGGGGTGTCGCTGGAGCATTACAAAAACAGCAAGGTGGACACGGAGCCAGCATGGACGTATGCGACCCGTGGTCGGGGCGCGCCGGTGTTGTTTGATGGCCGTTTGTTTTCCTGGGGGTATCGAGGAGCGGGGGAGAATTTGGTGGAGGTGCTCACGGCCCTGGACGCCAAGACGGGGAAGATGATCTGGGAACATGAGTTCAACGACTTCCTTAGCGACACGATTTATGATCGCTATTCCATTGGGGCACCGACGGTCGATCCAGAGACGAAGCAGGTGTATCTGATGACTCACTACGGGCTGCTGTTGTGTTTTGATTTTGACGGCAAGGAACTGTGGCGCATTTCGATGTCGGAAGACTTTGGCAAACTGAGTTTTCCGAATGCGCGGGTGGGCAGCGCGGTGATTGAGGGGGATTTGGTGATTGCACGGGGGATCACTTCCAACTGGGGTGCGGATGGTCCTGCGGCGGATCGTTTTTATGCGTATGACAAACGCACGGGTGAGTTGGTTTGGTGGAGCATGCCGGGCATCACGCCTCCGGTGGACAGTTCGTTTTCAACTCCGGTGTTCGAGACGCGCTTTGGCAAGCGGGTGTTTTATGCAGGGACCGGCTGTGGCAACATCATTTGCGTCAATGCCCGCAACGGCAAGCCGATCTTCCGCTTTCAAGCGGGCAAAAATGGCATGAATGCCTCGGTGGTTTTGCATGGTGACAAGGTGATCGGGATTCACAACGATGAGAATGTCGACAGCTCTGACAAAGGGCGTCTGGCAGCGGTGAACATTCCTAAAGAGGCCGGGGCACCGGCGGAAGGGCAGACGACGGTGGTTTTGGAGCCGTCGGCAGAAGCATGGCGGGCACCGTTGGCGGCAACGAGCAGTTCGCCCATTGTGGTGGGCGACCGGCTTTATCAGCAGACCGACGGTGGTGAGTTGCATTGTTTGAACATCGAAACCGGCGAGATCATCTGGACCAAAAAACTCAGCAACAGCAACCTGCACGCGTCGCCTTTGTATGTGGATGGCTTGCTGTATTGCCCGTTCACTTCCGGCAAATTGTTCGTGGTGAAACCGGGTGAGAAGGACGCGGAGATTGTGCAGGAGATCAGCGTCGAGGGTCAATGTCTTGGGGCAGTGGTGGTTTGCGATGGCAAACTTTACCTGCACACGACCGAGAAATTTTACTGCTTCAACATCAGTCATGAAGGTTTGACGCGCGATGCGGAACCGGTGGTGGAGATTCCTGTTGCGGGCAAACCGGCGGCGATTCAGGCGATCCCTGCGGAAGTGGTGCTGACACCTGGACACAAGGCCAAGTTCCGTCTGCGTTCGGTGGATGCGAATGGCTTTGTAGTAGGTGATATAAAGGAGGCCAAGTGGGCTTCGTTTGTGCCGCCAACGGCCAGGGTGAAGGCGACCATGGATGCGGCTTTCAATGAGGCAGGCGAATTGGTGGCGGCGGAGAATGCCAAGCTGAGTGCCGGTGCTTTCAAGGCGACCACGGCGGATGGTCTCACGGGCACGATTCGTGGGCGCGTCCTGCAGAATCTTCCCATTGTGGAGGACTTCAACCAGTATGAGTTGAACGAGGACCAGCCGAGAGAGAACATCAAATTCGCCTACCCTCCGTTGCCTTGGATCGGGGCGCGGTTCAAGTTTGATGTGCGCGAACTGGAAGGCGAAAAAGTGTTCGCCAAGACCTTTGACCGCATCCTGTTCCAGCGTGCGACGGTGTTTGTTGGGCGATCGGATCTCGCCAATTACACCGCGCAGGTGGACGTGCTCACGGACGGCACCGCTCGGGTGAAGTCGGACATCGGACTGATCAATCAGCGTTATCTCATCTGTCTCCGCAGCAATGCCGGGAAGCTTGAGGTGAGTTCGAATCTGGAGCGGCTCGCGAAGACCGCGCCGTTCAAGGTCAAACCCAACGCGTGGTATACGTTGAAAACGCGGGTGGACTCCAAAGAAGATGGCAGTGGCGTGGTGCTCGCCAAGGTTTGGGAGCGTGGTCAGGCCGAGCCTGATGCGTGGACCATTGAGGTGCCGGTGGCGCGCGTTCACAAAAACGGTTCTCCCGGGATTTTCAGTTTCACGCCGCTCAATCAACGCCGTGCTTATCTCGATAATTTGAGCATCACCCCCAATCAATAA